Proteins from one Triticum aestivum cultivar Chinese Spring chromosome 7A, IWGSC CS RefSeq v2.1, whole genome shotgun sequence genomic window:
- the LOC123149420 gene encoding tetraspanin-8, with protein sequence MARCSNGLLGLLNAGVLVLALVVLGGGIWLSHRASTTDCERFLERPVIALGALLLALSLAGLAGSLCRASCLLWLYLVALFLLIALLLVFTVFAFVVTNRGAGSVVSGRGYKEYRLGEYSTWLQRRVESADNWAKIRSCLRDGGVCQRFGARGESLQQFVTNNLSPIQSGCCKPPTGCNFTYQSETVWAKPTGLNSTNDPDCNTWSNDQRALCYDCQSCKAGVLANLKNDWKKIATVNIIFLIFLIIVYSVGCCAFRNNRRDNSYPAWK encoded by the exons atggcgcggtGCAGCAACGGGCTGCTGGGCCTGCTGAACGCGGGGGTGCTGGTGCTCGCcctcgtcgtcctcggcggcggcATCTGGCTGAGCCACCGGGCCTCCACCACCGACTGCGAGCGGTTCCTGGAGCGGCCGGTCAtcgcgctcggcgccctcctcctcgcgctctccCTCGCGGGCCTCGCCGGCTCCCTCTGCCGCGCCTCCTGCCTCCTCTGGCTCTACCtcgtcgcgctcttcctcctcatcgcgctcctcctcgtcttcaccgtcttcgccttcgtcgtcaCCAACCGCGGCGCCGGCTCCGTCGTCTCCGGCCGCGGCTACAAGGAGTACCGCCTCGGGGAGTACTCCACCTGGCTCCAGCGCCGGGTCGAGAGCGCCGACAACTGGGCCAAGATCCGCAGCTGCCTCCGCGACGGCGGCGTCTGCCAGAGGTTCGGGGCCAGGGGGGAGTCGCTGCAGCAGTTCGTCACCAACAACCTCTCCCCGATTCAG TCTGGATGCTGCAAGCCCCCAACCGGGTGCAACTTCACCTACCAGAGCGAGACCGTCTGGGCCAAACCTACTGGCCTCAACTCTACCAACGACCCTGACTGCAACACGTGGTCGAATGATCAGAGGGCCCTCTGCTACGACTGCCAGTCATGCAAGGCCGGCGTGCTTGCCAACCTGAAGAACGACTGGAAGAAGATCGCCACCGTCAACATCATATTCCTCATCTTCCTCATCATCGTCTACTCTGTTGGGTGCTGCGCTTTCAGGAACAACAGGCGGGACAACTCGTACCCAGCCTGGAAGTGA